From the genome of Phalacrocorax aristotelis chromosome 15, bGulAri2.1, whole genome shotgun sequence, one region includes:
- the UNC119B gene encoding protein unc-119 homolog B has protein sequence MSGSKARAAAGPEKKPPPGTGGALSRLRGRRGSADAAPRPPWTESELLALETVRPEHVLGLCRVTENYLCKPEDNIYNIDFTRFKIRDLETGTVLFEIAKPSASEQDEEDEDDNSELDTSAGRFVRYQFTPAFLRLRTVGATVEFTVGEKPVSNFRMIERHYFRDRLLKNFDFDFGFCIPSSRNTCEHIYEFPQLSEDLIRLMVENPYETRSDSFYFVDNKLIMHNKADYAYNGGQ, from the exons atGAGCGGCTCCaaggcgcgggcggcggcggggccggagaAGAAGCCGCCGCCGGGGACCGGGGGAGCGCTGAGCCGTCTGCGGGGGCGGCGCGGTTCGGCCGACGCGGCGCCGAGGCCTCCGTGGACCGAGTCCGAGCTGCTGGCGCTGGAGACCGTCCGGCCCGAGCACGTCCTGGGGCTGTGCCGGGTGACGGAGA ACTATTTATGCAAACCTGAGGACAACATTTACAATATTGACTTCACCAGGTTTAAGATCCGGGACCTTGAAACTGGAACAGTGCTGTTTGAAATTGCAAAGCCGTCTGCTTCAG AGCAAGATGAAGAGGATGAAGATGACAACAGTGAACTGGACACTAGTGCAGGCCGCTTTGTCCGTTACCAGTTCACCCCAGCATTTCTCCGTCTTCGGACTGTTGGTGCAAC AGTGGAATTCACAGTGGGAGAAAAGCCAGTGTCAAACTTCAGAATGATTGAGAGACATTACTTCCGAGATCGCTTGCTGAAGAACTTTGACTTTGATTTTGGCTTCTGCATCCCTAGTAGCAGGAACACATGTGAACACATTTATGAATTCCCCCAGCTCTCAGAAGACCTTA tccGGCTGATGGTTGAAAATCCATACGAGACCCGCTCAGACAGCTTTTACTTTGTGGACAACAAGTTGATTATGCACAACAAGGCCGACTATGCGTACAATGGAGGACAGTAA